GAATCGACTTCAGAATCTGTGGCAGGGTTTCCACGAATTGATCGCGGGGAACGGCCTGCTTGTCTTTATGACCCTTATTGCGTTGGGCTACGAATACCGCGTTTTGATCCATATCCCGCGGACCAACTTCGACGCGAACCGGCACACCTTTTTTGATGTGGGCCCAGACTTTCTCGCCGCCTCGGATGTCACGGTCGTCGAGAAGGACGCGGATTTTTTCGCCGTCATAGAGCGTCTGGGAAAGGTCGGCCTGCAGTTTTTTACAGTAAGCCAGGACCTTGGCGCGCTCTTCATCGTTCCGATAGATGGGGAGGATCACAACATGTTTGGGAGCCAGACGAGGCGGGCACACAAGGCCATCATCATCGGAGTGAGTCATGATCAAACCACCGATAAGGCGCGTGGAAACGCCCCAGGAGGTGGTCCAGGCCGTTGCGGTTTCGCCTTTTTCGTTCTGGAATTTGATTTCCATCGCTTTGGCGAAATTTTGACCTAAGAAGTGGGACGTACCCGATTGCAGGGCCTTGCGATCCTGCATCATGGCTTCGATAGTATAGGTGTTATCGGCACCGGGGAAACGTTCAAACGATGCTTTTTCGCCTTTGATCACAGGCATAGCCATGTAATTTTCAGCGAAGTCCGCATAGACGTCGAGCATCTTGAACGTTTCTTCCACAGCTTCTTCAGCGGTGGCGTGAACGGTGTGACCTTCCTGCCAGAGAAACTCCGCAGTGCGCAGAAACATGCGAGTCCGCATTTCCCAACGGAAAACGTTTGCCCACTGATTGATTAGGATAGGCAGGTCACGATAGGACTGCACCCACTTCGCATAAGTGTTTCCAATGATCATTTCACTGGTAGGGCGAATAACCAAAGGCTCATCCAGCTTGCTGGATGGTGCAGGAATCAGACCTCCGTCTGGACCTGGTTCGAGCCTGTGATGAGTCACCACAGCACATTCTTTGGCGAAACCCTCGACATGCTCAGCTTCCTTGGCCAAAAAGCTCAAAGGGATCAACAAAGGGAAATAAGCGTTCTCATGACCTGTCTCTTTGAACTTGTCATCGAGAGCCTTTTGGATGTTCTCCCAGATCGCATAACCCCAGGGCTTGATCACCATGCAGCCGCGAACAGCTGAGTTCTCCGAGAGATCAGCGGCCTTGATGACCTGCTGGTACCACTCAGGATAATCATCAGCACGGGTTGGGGTGATGGCTGTTTGCGGTGCTTTACTCATGGTTTCAGTCCTATCTCCTGCAGACGACAATTAACGTTCAAGCTTGGCGAAACGTACACGCTTCGGAATATCCGCTTCAGCACCCAGGCGGCGATGGCGATCTTCCTCGTATTCGGTGAAGTTGCCTTCATACCAGTAAACCTTGCTATCCCCTTCGAAAGCCAGGATATGAGTCGCGATCCGGTCCAGGAACCAGCGGTCGTGACTGATGACCACGGCACAGCCGGCGAAGTTGATCAGGGCTTCTTCGAGCGCGCGCAGAGTCGTGATGTCAAGATCGTTCGTAGGTTCATCCATCAGCAAAACGTTTGCTCCGGATTTACAAAGCAAAGCGAGCTGCAGACGGTTCCGCTCACCACCGGACAGGTAGCCGACTTTTTTCTGCTGATCCTGACCACTGAAGTTGAACTTGCCGACGTAAGCGCGGGCGTTGACTTCCTGCTTGCCGAGCGAAATCACATCGCGGCCTTCGGAAATCGTATCGTAAATGGTTTTCTCAGGATCCAAAGCCAGACGGGACTGTTCCATGTAGCCGACCTTGGCGGTCGCGCCCACGCGGAAGCTGCCTTCATCCGGGGTATCAAGACCTGCAATCATGCGGAACAGGGTGGTTTTACCCGTACCGTTGGCGCCGATAATCCCGACGATACCGCCCGGAGGCAGTTTGAAATTAAGATCGGTATAAAGAACCTTGTCACCAAAAGTCTTGGTCACGTGGTCGGCTTCGATCACGATATCGCCCAAACGGGGTCCGGGGGGGATATAGAGTTGCAGTTCGCGTTCGTAGCTGGATTGCTCCTGACCGAGCAACTTTTCATAAGCGGTAATACGCGCCTTGTTCTTCGCCTGACGCGCGCGAGGAGCCATCTTAACCCATTCCAATTCCTGCTGGAGGGTTTTACGGCGGCGATCTTCCGTCTTGGCTTCGTTTTCCAGACGCTTGTCTTTTTGCTCGAGCCACGAGGAATAATTACCTTTCCAGGGAATTCCCTCACCGCGATCGAGTTCAAGGATCCAGCCCGCGACGTTATCCAGGAAGTAACGATCGTGAGTCACGGCAATGATGGTGCCCTTGTATTCCTGCAAATGCTTCTCGAGCCAACGGACGGATTCGGCGTCCAAGTGGTTGGTCGGTTCGTCCAGCAGGAGGATGTCAGGTTTTTGCAGCAGCAAACGACAGAGAGCCACGCGACGGCGCTCACCGCCTGAAAGATGATCGACGAGCTGCTCGGGAGGCGGACAGTTCAGAGCATCCATCGCGAAATTCAAGCGATCGTCCAAAGTCCAGGCGTCCATACGGTCCAGGAGATCCTGAACTTCGGCCTGGCGGGCGATGAGTTTATCCATATCTTCGGCGCTCATGTCCTCGCCGAACTTCAAATTGATTTCTTCGAATTCGCGCAGAAGCCCGGCGACTTCCGCCACACCTTCTTCCACGATCTGGCGCACGGTTTTGCCGGCAGTCAGTTCCGGTTCCTGAGGGAGGTAGCCGACGCTATAGCCTTCGGACAGATGCGCTTCACCAGTAAAATCCTGATCGACGCCCGCCATGATGCGAAGCAGAGTCGATTTACCAGAGCCGTTGGCCCCCAGCACACCGATCTTGGCGCCGTAGTAATAGGAAAGGTAGATATTCTTAAGCACAGTCTTTTGACCGTGAACCTTAGACATACCGACCATCGAATAAATGACGGTTTTATCTGACATGCACTTCCACCTGTAGAAGATGATCCGTTCGAGGTGGACAATCTAAAGGATTTGAAAGGCGATCGCCATATCTAACAGGGGGAAAGGAAGGGGAGGACGTCCTCCGAATTAGGACGCCCGACGCTTGTTCATGTGTTCGACGATATGATCGAGTGCGGTATTTTGCCATTCTTCAAAAGGCTGCTCAGCTTTGCTGGCTTCATAGAGCCTTTGCATCAGAGCTTCGTTCATCTGTCTGGCTTCGATGATATTCAGACAGTTCTGCACGGTGCGCACCAGCTGTTCGTACTCTATGGGCTTATAGATGAGCGCGAAGAGGTTCGGGCTATCCTTAGGTATGGAGATCTTGGTTCGTTCCAGACCCGTGACCATTATGACAGGTGTGGGGTACCCATGATCGCGCAGAAGGACAAGCAGCTCATCACCGCGAACCTCAGGCATTTTAATATCCGAGATAATAATGTCCGGCTTGAAAGTCTTGATGGCTTCCTCGGCATCGGCTCCATCATAGATGACTTTGGCCTTGGCGCCCGCGTTCTGCAGGACCGCCCGGCAAACTTCGGCGAGCTGCACTTCATCATCGATCACCAGGACCTTGGGAGCGGAGATCTTCGATCGTAGTTTCAGACTAATCATGTTGCAGCCTAATAATCGAATATTATTAGAAATTTGGCTAGAGCCAACAGCCTTCACCCATAACAAAGACTCTTTCGGCCAGGCGTCCATAAAACTTAACGAAGACAATGAAAAAATTCGGGCTTCTTCAGAAGGCACCAATCTCTGCCCTAAGTTAGTCATCATGACCCGAGAGTAAGAATGATGTGACTAGGCACAAACGTACGGAGTTAAAAACATGAAAATTTTGGAAAAAAGTGTTTGACGGTTTTGGATCGGTTCCGTATAACCCTTCTTCACCGGCGAATGAAGCGAAACGAAAGTTAAGCAAAACAAACGTCGAGGTTCTTTGAAAACTGAATAGAAGACAGAAAGAAGAAGCGCGAACGTCAATTCTGATGTTTCAACTTCGGTTGGGATGTCGGGTTAAAATAAAAAAAGCGAGCTTCGGCTCGTCTAGGATTTAAACTTTAGAGTTTGATCCTGGCTCAGAGTGAACGCTGGCGGCGTGCCTAATACATGCAAGTCGAACGCGAAAGTCCTTCGGGATGAGTAAAGTGGCGCACGGGTGAGT
The sequence above is a segment of the Oligoflexus sp. genome. Coding sequences within it:
- the proS gene encoding proline--tRNA ligase; its protein translation is MSKAPQTAITPTRADDYPEWYQQVIKAADLSENSAVRGCMVIKPWGYAIWENIQKALDDKFKETGHENAYFPLLIPLSFLAKEAEHVEGFAKECAVVTHHRLEPGPDGGLIPAPSSKLDEPLVIRPTSEMIIGNTYAKWVQSYRDLPILINQWANVFRWEMRTRMFLRTAEFLWQEGHTVHATAEEAVEETFKMLDVYADFAENYMAMPVIKGEKASFERFPGADNTYTIEAMMQDRKALQSGTSHFLGQNFAKAMEIKFQNEKGETATAWTTSWGVSTRLIGGLIMTHSDDDGLVCPPRLAPKHVVILPIYRNDEERAKVLAYCKKLQADLSQTLYDGEKIRVLLDDRDIRGGEKVWAHIKKGVPVRVEVGPRDMDQNAVFVAQRNKGHKDKQAVPRDQFVETLPQILKSIQDDLYQKALAYRDANMKKVDSLDELKKWFTPKNEDKPEIHGGFALCHVADDPAIGTTLKEMKLTHRCTPLDGAKDPGTCIFTGKPVERRSIIAKSY
- the ettA gene encoding energy-dependent translational throttle protein EttA, with protein sequence MSDKTVIYSMVGMSKVHGQKTVLKNIYLSYYYGAKIGVLGANGSGKSTLLRIMAGVDQDFTGEAHLSEGYSVGYLPQEPELTAGKTVRQIVEEGVAEVAGLLREFEEINLKFGEDMSAEDMDKLIARQAEVQDLLDRMDAWTLDDRLNFAMDALNCPPPEQLVDHLSGGERRRVALCRLLLQKPDILLLDEPTNHLDAESVRWLEKHLQEYKGTIIAVTHDRYFLDNVAGWILELDRGEGIPWKGNYSSWLEQKDKRLENEAKTEDRRRKTLQQELEWVKMAPRARQAKNKARITAYEKLLGQEQSSYERELQLYIPPGPRLGDIVIEADHVTKTFGDKVLYTDLNFKLPPGGIVGIIGANGTGKTTLFRMIAGLDTPDEGSFRVGATAKVGYMEQSRLALDPEKTIYDTISEGRDVISLGKQEVNARAYVGKFNFSGQDQQKKVGYLSGGERNRLQLALLCKSGANVLLMDEPTNDLDITTLRALEEALINFAGCAVVISHDRWFLDRIATHILAFEGDSKVYWYEGNFTEYEEDRHRRLGAEADIPKRVRFAKLER
- a CDS encoding response regulator, with translation MISLKLRSKISAPKVLVIDDEVQLAEVCRAVLQNAGAKAKVIYDGADAEEAIKTFKPDIIISDIKMPEVRGDELLVLLRDHGYPTPVIMVTGLERTKISIPKDSPNLFALIYKPIEYEQLVRTVQNCLNIIEARQMNEALMQRLYEASKAEQPFEEWQNTALDHIVEHMNKRRAS